A single region of the Salicibibacter cibi genome encodes:
- a CDS encoding DUF1989 domain-containing protein, which translates to MVYGTGVREEIFIPPYEGRSAELKAGDELIIIDVEGKQVGDFVCFNKHDIDEYVSPVHMRASLSSIRLKHGDGLYSNKRRPLMELVKETVGKHDFFFPACDYYRYKVDFDDDEHPNCHDNLKKALETHGIHPAIIPDPINWFMNNVLDEWGDYDIQEPLSKPGDYVWLRAKEDVVIACSTCSQDMEAVNGWQVTPLKMQAIGGSM; encoded by the coding sequence ATGGTTTATGGCACAGGGGTTCGAGAAGAAATTTTCATTCCTCCTTATGAAGGTAGGAGTGCAGAACTAAAGGCCGGAGATGAATTAATTATCATTGATGTCGAAGGTAAGCAGGTGGGGGATTTTGTTTGTTTTAATAAACATGACATCGATGAGTATGTTTCTCCCGTTCATATGCGTGCTTCATTAAGCAGCATTCGTCTCAAGCACGGGGATGGATTATACAGTAATAAACGACGACCGCTCATGGAACTCGTCAAGGAAACGGTCGGGAAACATGATTTTTTCTTCCCCGCCTGTGATTATTACAGGTATAAAGTCGATTTTGATGACGACGAGCATCCGAATTGCCACGACAATTTGAAAAAGGCCCTTGAAACCCATGGGATACATCCGGCAATCATACCTGATCCTATCAATTGGTTTATGAACAACGTGCTTGATGAATGGGGAGATTATGACATTCAAGAACCGCTGTCGAAGCCCGGGGATTATGTGTGGCTAAGGGCGAAGGAAGATGTTGTCATTGCATGTTCTACGTGCTCGCAAGATATGGAGGCCGTTAACGGCTGGCAAGTCACACCGTTAAAAATGCAAGCGATAGGGGGGAGTATGTGA
- a CDS encoding BMC domain-containing protein: MGEALGLVETKGLVGAIEAADAMVKAANVEICGYDKIGFGLVTVMVRGDVGAVKAATDAGANAAGRVGELISVHVIPRPHSEIERALLSKGE; this comes from the coding sequence ATGGGTGAAGCCTTAGGATTGGTCGAAACAAAAGGTCTTGTCGGTGCGATAGAAGCAGCAGATGCGATGGTAAAGGCAGCCAATGTAGAAATATGCGGATACGACAAAATCGGTTTTGGTCTCGTAACTGTCATGGTGAGAGGTGACGTTGGCGCTGTAAAGGCAGCGACTGATGCCGGAGCAAATGCTGCGGGACGAGTTGGTGAACTGATTTCGGTCCATGTCATTCCACGCCCTCACAGTGAAATTGAACGCGCTCTACTCTCCAAAGGTGAATAA
- a CDS encoding cyclase family protein, whose product MSNVKLVDLSQEIYNGMPVFPLHQKTFIFQNKTHEESKKEVGFEFATYNLLINEHGPTHTDAIYEFDPNGKKLDEMPLEYFYGPAICLDVSHVSPDDYITAGDLERALQRSGQVLEKRDIVLLYTGHYERAYGTDEWLTRYTGLNIEAGRWLGEKGVVNIGVDAPAPDNPKDSKFSGHLMCREYEMSNTENLCNLDKIVGKRFLYFGLPLKIRGGTGSPIRAVAVFLE is encoded by the coding sequence ATGAGTAATGTTAAATTAGTCGACTTGTCGCAAGAGATTTATAATGGCATGCCCGTCTTTCCCCTTCACCAAAAAACATTTATATTTCAAAACAAGACGCATGAAGAATCTAAAAAGGAAGTCGGCTTTGAATTTGCCACTTATAATCTCTTGATTAATGAACACGGTCCGACACACACTGATGCAATTTACGAGTTTGACCCGAACGGAAAGAAACTCGATGAAATGCCACTCGAATATTTTTATGGCCCTGCCATTTGCCTGGATGTGTCACATGTTTCCCCTGATGATTATATTACGGCGGGTGACCTTGAAAGGGCATTGCAAAGATCAGGACAAGTGCTGGAAAAAAGGGATATCGTCCTTCTGTATACCGGTCATTATGAACGGGCATATGGAACGGATGAATGGCTTACACGCTACACGGGGCTGAATATAGAGGCCGGAAGATGGCTTGGAGAAAAAGGTGTCGTTAACATTGGCGTCGACGCGCCGGCACCTGATAATCCTAAAGACTCGAAGTTTTCTGGGCATCTGATGTGTCGTGAGTATGAAATGTCTAATACGGAAAACTTATGTAATTTAGACAAAATTGTAGGGAAACGCTTTTTATATTTTGGGTTGCCATTAAAGATTCGCGGAGGGACGGGGTCACCGATACGGGCAGTTGCCGTCTTTTTGGAATAA
- a CDS encoding adenine deaminase, translating to MEAENFKEAIQRRKLIDVLLDQHLFADLVLQGGYIINTVTREIYQADVAIKDEYILLVGDVKDLIGASTTIEDVSGKFISPGFIDSHMHFESSMLTCTEFSRLSIPTGTTTLVGDPHEIGNVLGVHGMQEMIKEAKTLPNQIYFTVPAAVPDAPGLETAGEEVTAKHMNDLLNDENVQGIGEIQSFSNINPVYQNAPELIDDLVAAVSYANSIGKTVEGNAPGLLGKELAAHIISGGTHISCHETTTKEETVEKLRYGVSVFMREGSSQRNMAECVRAIKEEGLDSRRAIVVSDDMAADDLLADGHMNDIIKRTIAEGIDPVEAIQMATINPATHFGFKDVGVLAPGKRANVVVIDNLNEMTIDKVYLNGNAAADKGELTIDLPSYTYPESTKTSVKRKRVKTEDLHITTNRNSNKARVRSIVAIPDQNLTGAEEFNLNVSGGVVEPCLQQDVLPLLVVERHGRSNRIGKTFLHGFQLQSGAIAESVAHDTHNIIVTGTNYDDMATAVNRVIAMNGGIAMINEGRVIGDLPLKVGGLISDELSGKEVSDRVDEMSRLAKEELGCGIHVPFMHLSFWSLVTSPEWKITDMGLIDVNQFEVLPTVVE from the coding sequence ATGGAAGCGGAAAATTTCAAGGAAGCGATTCAGCGTCGTAAATTGATTGATGTCCTCTTGGATCAACATTTATTCGCTGATCTTGTTCTTCAGGGCGGCTACATTATTAATACGGTCACAAGAGAAATTTATCAGGCAGATGTCGCTATTAAGGATGAATATATATTACTTGTCGGTGATGTGAAAGATTTGATCGGAGCATCGACAACGATTGAAGATGTAAGCGGAAAGTTCATTAGCCCCGGGTTTATAGATTCACATATGCATTTTGAAAGTTCGATGTTAACGTGCACGGAATTTTCAAGGCTATCGATCCCGACGGGGACGACGACATTGGTCGGCGATCCGCATGAAATTGGAAACGTCCTTGGCGTTCATGGAATGCAGGAAATGATTAAAGAAGCGAAAACATTGCCGAACCAGATCTATTTCACTGTCCCGGCTGCTGTTCCTGATGCTCCCGGGTTAGAGACGGCGGGCGAAGAAGTCACTGCTAAACATATGAACGATTTATTGAATGATGAAAATGTACAAGGTATCGGTGAAATTCAAAGTTTTAGCAATATCAATCCTGTCTATCAAAATGCCCCCGAGCTCATCGATGATTTAGTAGCAGCGGTTTCCTATGCCAACAGCATTGGGAAAACGGTGGAAGGCAACGCCCCGGGACTGTTGGGTAAAGAATTGGCTGCACATATTATTAGTGGGGGCACTCATATTTCTTGCCATGAAACGACAACAAAAGAAGAAACCGTTGAAAAACTTCGCTATGGCGTGAGTGTATTTATGCGTGAAGGTTCTTCCCAACGTAATATGGCAGAATGTGTTCGTGCCATCAAAGAAGAAGGGCTTGATTCAAGGCGAGCGATCGTCGTTTCCGACGATATGGCTGCTGATGATCTTTTAGCGGATGGCCATATGAACGACATTATTAAACGGACAATCGCCGAAGGGATTGATCCCGTTGAAGCCATTCAAATGGCTACCATCAATCCGGCCACGCATTTTGGTTTTAAGGATGTAGGTGTATTGGCCCCGGGGAAACGTGCCAATGTTGTTGTTATCGATAACTTGAATGAAATGACCATTGATAAAGTTTATTTAAATGGAAATGCGGCAGCCGATAAAGGTGAATTAACGATAGACCTTCCTTCGTATACGTATCCGGAAAGCACGAAAACGTCAGTAAAAAGGAAAAGGGTAAAAACTGAAGACCTACACATCACTACGAATCGAAATAGCAATAAAGCCAGAGTTAGATCGATCGTTGCCATTCCCGACCAAAACTTAACAGGTGCGGAAGAATTTAATTTAAATGTTTCCGGCGGAGTCGTCGAGCCTTGCCTCCAACAGGATGTTCTCCCTCTCCTCGTTGTCGAACGCCATGGAAGGAGTAATCGAATCGGAAAAACGTTTTTGCATGGTTTCCAATTGCAAAGCGGTGCGATTGCCGAAAGTGTTGCACATGACACGCACAATATTATCGTCACCGGAACGAACTATGATGATATGGCGACAGCCGTCAACCGGGTCATAGCGATGAATGGCGGAATTGCGATGATAAACGAGGGAAGAGTGATCGGTGACTTGCCGCTAAAAGTTGGAGGACTAATCAGCGATGAACTAAGCGGCAAAGAAGTGAGTGATAGAGTAGATGAAATGTCACGCTTGGCTAAAGAAGAACTCGGGTGTGGCATACATGTGCCATTTATGCACCTATCTTTCTGGTCGCTCGTAACAAGCCCTGAGTGGAAGATTACCGACATGGGTTTAATTGATGTCAATCAATTTGAAGTGCTACCTACTGTCGTAGAATGA
- a CDS encoding EutN/CcmL family microcompartment protein, whose protein sequence is MEIGIVVGTVTATRKDESLVGAKMLVTQPVGIDDQPSQSQPIITVDTVGAGVGEKVIFVRGSMASRAFDNNHAPVDAAIVGIIDILECDYGRG, encoded by the coding sequence ATGGAAATCGGTATTGTAGTTGGCACTGTAACGGCGACAAGAAAGGACGAAAGCCTTGTCGGTGCAAAAATGTTGGTTACACAGCCGGTGGGGATTGACGATCAACCAAGTCAATCGCAACCCATTATTACAGTCGATACGGTGGGTGCAGGGGTTGGGGAAAAAGTGATCTTCGTTAGAGGAAGTATGGCATCAAGAGCGTTTGATAACAATCATGCGCCTGTTGATGCAGCCATTGTCGGCATTATTGATATTTTGGAATGTGATTATGGGAGGGGTTGA
- a CDS encoding M20 family metallopeptidase has protein sequence MNAEQFLKRLLRVNSSNPPGNESYVSELLVERCEKSGLPYQITELGENRSNFSIRLKGRDRRELFFCGHMDTVLPGEQKWDYPPFEAEQTGNKLYGRGASDMKSGLAAMFLAVESLYLQNEEPPHDIVFLATAGEEVDSCGARTYLDDHDLSNTAAMVIGEPTREKVVVGHKGALWVEIITFGKTAHGAMPHRGINAIERIRDVMAILDECRLDWKITGAPLGESSLSINKIEGGMQTNVIPDQCHIYVDIRTIPPQSHDNIFMELKRKLTDLFKKENDDSTFKMETLLNRPGILTESSSQIIQTAKDIKATDDDVYGVSYYTDAAVLNPESKIPTLIYGPGDEQLAHQPNEYVNIDAYLRSIEYYKRLALTFEA, from the coding sequence GTGAACGCGGAACAATTTTTGAAAAGGTTGCTAAGGGTCAATTCCTCTAATCCGCCGGGTAATGAATCATACGTTTCAGAACTTCTTGTAGAGCGCTGTGAGAAAAGCGGATTACCTTATCAAATAACAGAGTTAGGGGAGAACCGAAGTAACTTTAGCATTCGGCTTAAAGGAAGAGATCGTCGTGAGCTCTTCTTTTGCGGTCATATGGATACGGTTTTACCCGGGGAACAAAAATGGGATTACCCACCATTTGAAGCAGAGCAAACGGGGAATAAACTATATGGCAGAGGGGCTTCAGACATGAAAAGCGGCCTTGCTGCCATGTTTTTAGCCGTGGAGTCACTATATTTACAAAACGAAGAACCGCCTCACGATATTGTATTTCTTGCGACAGCGGGGGAGGAAGTGGATAGCTGCGGGGCGAGAACGTACTTGGATGACCATGATCTGTCGAACACTGCAGCAATGGTCATCGGTGAACCGACACGAGAGAAAGTCGTCGTCGGTCATAAAGGTGCATTATGGGTTGAAATTATCACGTTCGGGAAAACGGCACATGGTGCGATGCCGCATCGAGGGATTAATGCCATTGAACGGATAAGAGACGTCATGGCCATCCTTGATGAATGCCGACTGGATTGGAAAATTACCGGTGCCCCCCTTGGGGAAAGCAGTTTATCGATTAATAAAATTGAAGGCGGCATGCAAACAAATGTTATTCCGGATCAATGTCATATATATGTCGACATTCGAACGATCCCGCCTCAGTCCCACGATAATATTTTTATGGAATTAAAAAGGAAATTAACCGATTTGTTTAAAAAAGAAAACGATGACTCAACTTTTAAAATGGAGACGTTACTAAACAGGCCTGGCATCTTGACTGAATCGTCAAGTCAAATCATTCAGACCGCAAAAGATATTAAGGCTACTGACGACGATGTTTACGGTGTTTCATACTATACGGATGCAGCCGTTTTGAATCCGGAAAGTAAGATCCCTACACTTATTTATGGCCCCGGAGACGAGCAGTTGGCCCATCAACCGAATGAATATGTGAATATTGATGCTTACTTGCGGTCGATTGAGTATTATAAAAGGTTGGCTCTTACATTTGAAGCATAG